A portion of the Oxynema aestuarii AP17 genome contains these proteins:
- a CDS encoding NADH-quinone oxidoreductase subunit J produces MNLAEGIQIISFGILSVALIGAALGVVLFSNIVYSAFLLGGVFISMAGMYLLLNADFVAAAQVLIYVGAVNVLILFAIMLVNKREDFVEMPNAWIRKGATALVSLGLFALLTTMVFSIPWEVSAVATQANGSIVTIGEHFFSDFLLPFELASVLLLMAMVGAIILARRDLLPDESSTPSEQRLMFEQLPERPREPVGSLQGSARDR; encoded by the coding sequence GTGAATTTAGCCGAAGGCATTCAGATTATTTCATTCGGGATTTTGAGCGTCGCGCTCATCGGTGCCGCACTAGGGGTGGTACTGTTTAGCAACATCGTCTACTCGGCCTTTTTACTCGGTGGCGTCTTTATCAGCATGGCCGGGATGTATCTATTGCTCAATGCCGATTTCGTCGCCGCCGCCCAAGTGCTGATCTACGTCGGCGCCGTCAACGTCCTGATTTTGTTCGCGATCATGTTGGTGAACAAACGGGAAGATTTCGTCGAGATGCCGAATGCCTGGATCCGCAAAGGGGCAACCGCTTTGGTGTCTTTGGGCTTATTCGCCTTGCTAACCACGATGGTCTTCTCCATCCCCTGGGAAGTGTCTGCCGTAGCGACTCAAGCGAATGGCTCGATTGTGACCATTGGCGAGCATTTCTTCTCGGACTTCTTACTGCCATTTGAGTTAGCTTCCGTCCTCTTGCTCATGGCGATGGTCGGCGCAATTATTTTGGCCCGCCGCGACCTGCTCCCCGACGAGAGTTCGACCCCGAGCGAACAACGGCTGATGTTCGAACAACTGCCCGAACGTCCTCGCGAACCCGTCGGCTCCCTCCAAGGCAGTGCGCGAGATCGGTAA